From a single Arachis hypogaea cultivar Tifrunner chromosome 3, arahy.Tifrunner.gnm2.J5K5, whole genome shotgun sequence genomic region:
- the LOC140183145 gene encoding uncharacterized protein — MVKDKKVSLEKPPDEATMKMGATNKGKERISPGRRGKARKWKSEGGQVVHGVCGIRISGMLKSYVIFTKALAQNLWDSLRTLESDINLSWCLMGDFNTLMHDYERKGGATGQQYGVCLDFKECISDYGLLDLGYVGWLFTWKRENLVEKLDRGLCNLECYTALVHKLKGIWRLKGGYEVLDVDFGYFLVKFDHNEDREKVLLGGPWLILGHYIAVKPWSSDFRPCEDSFGDTMVWVKIVGLNIWYYHERAMMRIASAIGKPIKIDLATKSAERGKFARACVQVNLGLPVVRKIIVDGYEYDVEYECLQLLCEKCNCFGHTAVTCKGEAVDVKSGDETRSDGAVRKATDLSGQRLGNQMEKDFEFGNNPNLSTSVTDYVEKDEVTLHGKEANAMGSAREQVLGMEKQDSQKILAARLLLHKGPRLSKLGYRDVGVVEASSHSKEIWILCSNPSISVKILDAVDQCISLEIQMGAFSSFCSVVYANPHVHRRMRLWNDLIRVSNMIQGPWIVLGDFNDILMQNEVRGGSFYNARSEKFAETLAECNLFDMEAIGRNFTWFRKVKGGLCKKEGTAKKGNRSFRFLAAWLTHPLFRDIVHTAWSKGALDVIKSLLEVQKDVLNFNKEIFGNVFVKKRELERQLNNIQVSLERWEDPEQRIKEQGLHEELNSILLQEELMWRKRNKIHGLFLEDGTWSSEATVLESETNSFFQKLFSTREAVNLDAMGEFPCPSLSREAYQKLVEPIALEEVKRAVSGMNSFKAPGPYGFQTLFYKEFWESLSSDVWGLVKKAFAGENISAAVFDTFIVLISKVEAPSYLKDFCPISLCNVIYKMITKVLVNRFRPFLSEIIGPLQGGFIPERGTTENIIIAQEIMYFMRKTKSKKGSMAFKIDLEKAYDRVDWRFLETSLIKFGFPVATINLIMTCVTSSSLSILWNGNRLQSFKPMRGLRQGDPMSPYLFVLSTKTQVTEVMKTLDMFTQASGLKVNIHKSKAQCSKNVSARRKEVLSGISSIRFCQDLGRYLGVNIGHDRASRKMAQEVIDKIQRKLASWKGCLLNKAGRLCLVNTVMASIPVYNMQVFLFPKYACDKIDSLMRQFLWKGQANGRGLPLVKWDIAITSKKAGGLGVRDTLCANMALLGKLVWDCLNNKNKLWVQVLTHKYLQNSKNLGSIHCHNASTTWRNILKAYDILKEGFRWEICNNRFGMMSGVLLANFVSLRLMFTYLKQIFLLLICGAMKVNSIENSNCGWIWRLNLPEKIKMMMWLGLQNALPTNAFRFKRHLTDSDRCSRCNADLETMEHCLRDCEKSRCIWQMLDPLLIDSFEGTLLEFWIRKVMPGNEAIVGAGLWWVWRHRCNDIFNNGD, encoded by the exons ATGGTAAAAGACAAAAAGGTTTCACTAGAGAAACCTCCGGATGAAGCTACGATGAAAATGGGAGCCACCAATAAGGGAAAGGAGCGGATATCTCCAGGGAGAAGGGGTAAGGCCAGAAAG TGGAAGTCAGAAGGCGGTCAAGTGGTACATGGTGTTTGTGGGATAAGGATATCTGGAATGTTGAAGTCTTATGTCATA TTTACAAAGGCTCTTGCGCAAAATCTGTGGGATAGCTTGAGAACTCTCGAGTCTGATATCAACTTATCTTGGTGCCTGATGGGCGATTTCAATACGTTGATGCATGACTATGAAAGAAAAGGTGGTGCCACTGGGCAGCAGTATGGGGTATGTCTTGATTTCAAGGAATGCATCTCTGACTATGGCTTGCTTGATTTGGGTTATGTTGGGTGGCTCTTTACCTGGAAGAGGGAAAATCTCGTTGAGAAACTAGATAGAGGCCTCTGTAATCTGGAATG TTATACGGCCTTGGTTCATAAATTGAAGGGGATATGGAGACTCAAGGGTGGCTACGAGGTTCTCGACGTGGACTTTGGTTATTTCCTAGTCAAGTTTGATCACAACGAGGACAGAGAGAAGGTCCTGTTAGGAGGTCCATGGTTGATATTAGGCCACTACATCGCGGTTAAGCCGTGGTCGTCAGATTTTAGACCATGCGAAGACTCTTTTGGGGATACGATGGTCTGGGTAAAAATTGTTGGATTAAACATATGGTACTATCACGAGAGAGCTATGATGCGAATTGCTTCTGCTATTGGTAAACCCATAAAGATTGATTTAGCGACTAAATCGGCAGAAAGAGGCAAATTTGCTCGTGCCTGCGTTCAAGTAAATCTTGGATTACCGGTTGTTCGGAAGATTATTGTTGATGGCTATGAATATGATGTGGAGTACGAATGCCTGCAGTTGTTATGTGAGAAGTGCAACTGTTTCGGCCATACCGCAGTCACATGCAAGGGAGAGGCAGTAGATGTTAAGTCCGGGGATGAGACTCGCAGTGATGGGGCGGTGAGGAAGGCAACGGATCTGAGTGGCCAACGCTTAGGAAACCAAATGGAGAAAGATTTTGAATTTGGTAACAATCCCAATTTGTCCACGTCAGTTACAGATTATGTGGAGAAAGATGAGGTTACATTGCATGGCAAGGAGGCTAATGCGATGGGGAGTGCTCGAGAACAAGTGTTGGGAATGGAGAAACAGGACTCTCAAAAAATTCTGGCGGCCCGTCTACTTCTTCATAAAGGTCCTCGCCTGAG CAAGCTTGGTTATCGGGATGTTGGTGTTGTAGAGGCAAGTAGTCACAGTAAAGAAATTTGGATTTTATGTTCTAATCCTTCAATATCAGTGAAAATTTTAGATGCAGTTGATCAGTGTATTAGCCTTGAGATTCAGATGGGTGCTTTTTCTAGTTTTTGTAGTGTTGTGTATGCTAATCCTCATGTTCATCGGCGTATGAGGTTGTGGAATGATTTGATCAGGGTCTCTAATATGATTCAAGGCCCTTGGATTGTGCTAGGTGATTTTAATGATATTCTGATGCAGAACGAGGTGAGAGGAGGTTCCTTTTATAATGCAAGATCGGAGAAGTTTGCTGAAACCTTGGCTGAATGTAATTTGTTTGATATGGAGGCTATTGGGAGAAATTTTACTTGGTTTCGAAAGGTGAAAGGTGGGCT ATGCAAGAAGGAAGGGACTGCTAAGAAAGGTAACCGTTCTTTTCGATTCCTGGCTGCTTGGTTAACCCACCCCCTCTTTCGGGATATTGTTCATACAGCTTGGAGTAAAGGAGCCCTAGATGTTATTAAGAGTTTGCTTGAAGTCCAAAAGGATGTGCTTAATTTCAATAAAGAGATTTTTGGAAATGTGTTTGTTAAAAAGAGGGAGCTTGAAAGACAACTAAATAATATTCAAGTGTCTTTGGAAAGATGGGAAGACCCGGAGCAGCGGATTAAAGAGCAAGGTTTGCATGAGGAGCTGAACTCTATTCTCCTCCAAGAAGAGCTAATGTG GCGAAAAAGGAACAAGATTCATGGATTGTTTCTTGAAGATGGCACTTGGTCTTCTGAGGCGACGGTTTTGGAATCGGAAACAAACTCTTTCTTTCAAAAACTTTTCTCTACAAGGGAGGCAGTTAATTTGGATGCCATGGGGGAATTCCCTTGTCCTTCTCTTAGTAGAGAGGCCTACCAAAAGCTTGTTGAACCAATAGCTCTCGAAGAGGTGAAAAGAGCTGTGTCCGGCATGAATTCTTTCAAGGCTCCGGGTCCATATGGATTTCAAACTCTCTTTTATAAAGAATTTTGGGAATCTCTTAGCAGTGATGTGTGGGGCTTAGTGAAGAAAGCCTTTGCAGGTGAGAACATCAGTGCGGCTGTGTTTGACACATTCATTGTTCTGATCTCCAAAGTTGAAGCTCCGTCTTACCTGAAAGATTTTTGTCCTATTAGTTTATGTAATGTGATTTACAAAATGATTACAAAAGTCCTTGTTAATAGGTTTCGTCCTTTTCTTTCTGAGATCATTGGACCGCTTCAGGGTGGTTTTATTCCAGAGAGAGGAACAACGGAAAATATAATAATTGCGCAAGAAATAATGTATTTCATGAGGAAAACCAAGTCGAAGAAGGGTTCTATGGCATTTAAGATTGATCTTGAAAAAGCCTATGACAGAGTAGACTGGAGATTCCTTGAAACTTCCTTGATCAAATTTGGTTTTCCTGTGGCTACTATTAATCTTATCATGACTTGTGTGACTTCGTCCTCTTTGTCTATTCTGTGGAATGGTAATAGGCTTCAAAGCTTTAAACCCATGAGGGGGCTGAGACAGGGGGATCCCATGTCCCCTTACCTTTTTGTGCTCT CAACAAAAACTCAGGTGACAGAGGTTATGAAGACACTGGATATGTTTACCCAAGCGTCGGGACTGAAGGTGAATATCCATAAATCTAAGGCTCAATGTTCTAAGAATGTTTCAGCGAGAAGAAAAGAGGTGCTTTCAGGGATCTCTAGTATCCGATTTTGTCAAGATCTGGGAAGATATTTGGGAGTTAATATTGGTCATGATAGGGCTTCTAGGAAGATGGCGCAGGAGGTCATTGACAAGATACAGAGAAAACTTGCTAGTTGGAAAGGGTGCTTGCTTAACAAGGCAGGCAGACTTTGTCTTGTGAATACGGTGATGGCTTCTATTCCGGTTTACAATATGCAAGTTTTCCTTTTTCCGAAGTATGCGTGCGACAAGATTGATTCTTTGATGCGTCAGTTCTTATGGAAAGGTCAAGCGAATGGGAGAGGGTTGCCGTTGGTCAAGTGGGACATTGCTATAACTTCTAAGAAGGCAGGTGGCTTGGGTGTTAGAGATACTCTCTGTGCGAACATGGCTCTACTTGGCAAGTTGGTTTGGGATTGTCTGAATAATAAGAACAAGTTGTGGGTGCAGGTTCTAACTCACAAATACCTCCAGAACTCCAAGAACTTGGGCAGCATTCATTGTCACAATGCCTCAACTACTTGGAGGAATATTCTAAAGGCTTATGATATCTTAAAAGAAGGATTTCGATGGGAAATATGCAACAATCGATTTGGTATGATGAGTGGAGTCCTCTTGGCAAACTTTGTGAGCTTACGTCTTATGTTCACATATCTGAAACAAATTTTTCTCTTGCTGATTTGTGGAGCAATG AAAGTGAATTCGATCGAAAATAGCAACTGTGGGTGGATTTGGCGCCTTAATTTGCCAGAGAAAATAAAGATGATGATGTGGTTGGGTCTACAAAATGCGCTTCCGACAAATGCCTTCCGGTTCAAGCGTCATTTAACTGATTCGGACAGATGTTCGAGATGCAATGCAGATCTGGAAACAATGGAGCATTGTCTTAGGGATTGTGAGAAATCAAGATGCATTTGGCAAATGTTGGATCCTTTGCTTATTGATTCATTTGAAGGTACTCTCTTGGAATTTTGGATTCGGAAGGTCATGCCGGGCAATGAGGCAATTGTAGGGGCGGGTCTTTGGTGGGTGTGGAGGCATCGTTGCAATGATATTTTCAATAATGGAGATTAG